The genomic window AATCCATCAGATTGACGAATTCAAAGAGTTTTGACAAAAAGAGAGAATCCTCCCTATCCCTCCTTTTGTAGAAGTCGGTCCTTTCAGGACTGATCTGCCGCCAGAAACAGCTCATGTCAAGGGGAGCGCGAAAATGTCTCACAGGGATCACAGAGGCCGTCAATGTCACTGGGGGCTGTTGCCCCACCATGCGCATAGATACGTCTCCAGTACCGCCGGTATCTCTCTTGCCCATTGAGCATGATAGCCGTCCGATCTTTTCCTTCACATATTCGGCCTCGCGGCGAAGACTCTCGCAAGCCTGGTTCAAATCAGATTCCAAGTCAGAGGGGATTTCCGCGCTGGAAACTAGGTCCAAAATTGATCGTAAGGCTGCTTCCTCGCGTTCCACGAGAAAACCGATCCATCCGTTGTCATTTGCGCCGATATGTTCCGCTATCATCTGCGCGGCTGACCAGAGCCTTGCCCTTGCACCTGACTCTACGAGGGATAGCACAAACCTTGCCCGCTCTTTGTCAAAACTTGCTATATCGAGAACATATGAAGCCGCCACCAGGCCCACCAGTCTAAATTCCTCTGGGTCTGTTTTATCTATGCTGTCCATGTTGGAATGATAGAACCTATCCGGCCAGTGCCCGAGGAAAACCGTTGGAATCCCTACTGTCGGGTCGACAAGTATGTAGTGGTCTGATCCCCCGGCGTAGCCAGAGATGCGGTAACGTCGTATAGGTACGGGAGATGCGGGGTCAAACCCGATCTTTTTGTCAAAAAACCTGCGTGTATAGTATTCCGCTATATCATTTACAGCCGAAGGGCAACTCCACGGCGTCGAAGTTACTATGAAGCACGACCCAGTGGAGGCCTGGTCTTCCCCCACCATATCCAGGTTGATCCCTGCAACGACTGATTTGGGCCACTCGGGGTGAGCATCAATATACGAGACGGTGCCGTACATTTCCGGAACAAAGAGAAATCTTATAGATCTCCTGGGTCTCGAAAGGACCCTACTTCCCACAAGAGTGGAAATAGCTCTAGCGATTTCCATGCCGAGGCCACAGCCGCTGGCATTATCGTTTGTTCCTGGCCTTGGGTGACAAAGGTGCGCTACAACAAGAACTTCCTGATCTGAGAGATCGGATCCAGGTAAAACCCCCGTCACAACCTCCATATCCCCACGACCTAGTTTGACGGCGACCTCGGCCTTAACTCGGACCCTCTCCTTCGCAAGTATATGCCGCAGGCGATCGGCCTTTCTTGCAGATAAAGAAAATGCGAATTCTCGCGATCCCTCAATTTCCTAATCTCCTCTTAGACATCTCAGAGGCTATGATGCAGCATATCGCCCAAAATCCTCCTATGGCAAATCCGGCCAACACGTCGCTTGGATAATGGACGCCCAGGTAAATCCTGCTTACGCCGATCATCAAGATTAGAATGAGAGTGAGCAGGAGAATAAGCAGTCTAGCGCTGCCCCTTTTCATTATCGTGAATATCTCATAGGCCAGGACCCCGAGAACAGCCGTAGAGATCGTGGCATGGCCACTCGGGAAGCTGAACCCGGCAGCTTCAACCAGCCGGGGATATTCAGGCCTCGGACGTTCAAAGATTACTTTGAGAATGCTTTCAAGTATCCCGCCACCCGTGACAGCCATTAGAGGAGTGATGGCGGCTAAGATGCGATTTGATGAAGGCAATTGTCCTGTCCGGTGACCATAATGCCGGTATAAAGAATAC from Bacillota bacterium includes these protein-coding regions:
- a CDS encoding DUF4910 domain-containing protein yields the protein MTGVLPGSDLSDQEVLVVAHLCHPRPGTNDNASGCGLGMEIARAISTLVGSRVLSRPRRSIRFLFVPEMYGTVSYIDAHPEWPKSVVAGINLDMVGEDQASTGSCFIVTSTPWSCPSAVNDIAEYYTRRFFDKKIGFDPASPVPIRRYRISGYAGGSDHYILVDPTVGIPTVFLGHWPDRFYHSNMDSIDKTDPEEFRLVGLVAASYVLDIASFDKERARFVLSLVESGARARLWSAAQMIAEHIGANDNGWIGFLVEREEAALRSILDLVSSAEIPSDLESDLNQACESLRREAEYVKEKIGRLSCSMGKRDTGGTGDVSMRMVGQQPPVTLTASVIPVRHFRAPLDMSCFWRQISPERTDFYKRRDREDSLFLSKLFEFVNLMDSRRTLSEIIRRVAAEFGEFKEDDASRFLDDLASLGLADLLSTE